In the genome of Carya illinoinensis cultivar Pawnee chromosome 13, C.illinoinensisPawnee_v1, whole genome shotgun sequence, the window ttaaaatattaatttatatcaaAGAAAACGGATGGTCGTGCTATGATTAAATATATAGCTACGATTAAAACCCATAGATGTAGCCTAAATACTTACTGAAGAaggcaattttatttatttatttttttatattcttaaatatttttaaaaaaaaattcacaataacaCTAAAAGACACCTCCTAATcattaagtatttaaaaaagaagaggggtggggggaacttttgggacaCAATTTGGGTCCGAAATTAGGGACCAAAGCACTTCTCTTAAATATTTGTATAACTTCTATTGAAACCTGAAAACGATGATGTTACCGATCCTAGATCAGTGGTTGATCGTAGGCCCTTTGGTGGCATGATGTGCTTTGATATAAATGTTACCGTACAAACGCATGTGGTTGACCTTTTGCACGATTCTTGGGgattaatcataaaaaataaaggatTATCTTTTAGGCATTACCACTTTAGGATGAGCTGAATATTCATTTTAGTGGTTACTTGGAATTCTTTTGAAGTTTAATGTCATGGAAGTAACCAGCAATTATAATACACCAGCCAAAGAAATAAGTGACTTTTTTCATAAATCACATAATGCGTATGACATATATTATTtgaagagaaatgataaaattaaaaaaaaaagaaaaaagaaaaaaaaagggatcaTGCAAAAGTAAGTTCATAAGTTAAGGTGATTTAATGTTATAATAAAAAGTGTTTTATAATATAAGTGTATCTTATCAAGTTAAATTAATTtgtaacttttaaaaaaaatactttagtcacaaaaagattacataaaaataaatttataaacttatatggCTTAATATAGGGGTGTTCATCTGGATCCGGATATCCAGCCATAACGGGATCCGAATCTGATTCCAAAATCTGGACAGAGATTTCATCTGGATTTAATCCGGACGAATAACTGGATTCAATCCGATTAGCCGGATTGTAATTGGATATCCggattttttgctttttttagcTTAAAATCCAGATATCCAGATAACCGGATTGAATCCGgtttttgtaataattttttttaaataaaaaactttataactttaaaaaaataaaattatagcacctttttaaaaaagaaaaaaaaaactgatatcTTGTTTAaattttctagattttttttttttaaataacttaaaacacttttttaaagaattttataaaaaaaagaattaatgaacaaaataaataaaaattaaaatagataatattgttgttacatcacaacgaaaaatataaatttacaaataacaaaataaataataatacatcacaactaattaaactaatacgtaacaatgcaaaataaataacattgttgaatattttCTAGATCATTCAAACATTCTGGTGAATATTTTCTCAATATCAAGTGTTGGATACTTTTTTCTCAACACACGAacttggataaaaagaaataaaatgggaGAAGTCAATGAACGAACAAAAGAATTAGACTCATTCAAACTGTAGAGTTTAGCTAATTCAGTTATTCAATGCAAATCAAACTCAAACTAAACAATCTGATAACACGAGAATCAGAGGAAATTATACTAGAGGATCAACTTCCtcaatgtgtgtgtgtgtgtgtgtgagagagagagagagagagagagagagagagagagagagagagagagagagagagagagagagagagagagagagagagagagagaggttcaaTTCCCTTCCAACTTAAACATCAATGAAGCATGCATCCCAGTTTTCTTGCCTTTGGTATTCAATGAGATGGGCTTCAAATTAATCCTGAAGCAACAACAACACACTACTCCATGAAAATTTGatatcaataaataatatttactccATATATAGGTTGGCATATATAGGATGATGATCATTTGATGGTTAAATCATTACAGAAATGTCTATTTAAGAAAGAGGGATTATATGAATGTCAATTGGTGTTCTTGTGGCAATCCATAGAAACAGAGTCATTGCCATCTCAAAATATAAGCATCCACGTTAATCAAAGTTTGAAGAAGGGGGGAGGGGTGGATATGAGGGATGGGAGCAGTTTTGAAGGGTTTACCGAGGGGGAAAAGGGAGGGGAGGAGGTAAGTGGGGGTGTAGGGGAGGGTTTTGTGAGAGGAAGATGGAAAAGAAGGGCAAGAGAAAAAGGTATGAGTGAAAAAGGTATGAGTGAGAACATTGGGTTAGGAGTGAGTGGAAGAAAGAGAAACAGACAAAGGGGGGCTGAAGGGGTTTCGAAAGAGGGGGACCAAAAGAGAGTAAAACAGGGTGAAAAGTTCTTGAGCATTGATGTAAAGTTGGGATTGGCGGAGGCTGTTGAGCAGCCCCGCCAAGAACAATGAAAAtcttaagttggaactgccaggggcttgggaacccctgGACAGTTCAGGCCCTTTGCTTTTTGGTGAAGGAAAAGAAGCCTGAGGTTGTGTTTCTAATGGAGACAAGACTAAAAGCTAGTAAGGCCAGTTTTTTGAAGAGGAGGTTGGGTTTTGAAGGGTGTTTAGTGGTGGATCCAGTAGGGTACAGTGGTGGGTTGATAATGATGTGGAAGCAGGAAGAAGATGTTGAAGTTATAAATTACTCTCAGAGGCACattaatgtttggtgcatggaGAAGGGAGAGGATACTAAATGGTTACTTACAGGTTTCTATGGAAACCCTGAAACCAGTAAAAGATGGGAGTCGTGGGAGCTGTTGGCATCATTTAAGCCTGCAGCAGAAGTGGGATGGTGTGCAataggagattttaatgagatagtTGGCCAGAGTGAAAAGGTAGGTGGAAAACCAAGGAGTGAACCTCAGATGGAAAAATTCAGAAGGGTTTTGGAGAGTGGGAACTTAGCCTATCTTGGCTGGAATGGAGACAAGTTCACATGGAGGAATGACCATGTGGATAATACTTTTATAAAGGAGAGGTTGGATAGAGCTGTGGCTAACTACAAGTGGAGTAACACCTTTTCAGAAGCAAGAGTAGAAGTGCTGATGGCAATTTGTTCAGACCACAGTCCACTGTTATTGGAAGCAAACAAAGATAGAAGAGGGTATGAGAgaagatataattttaagtatgaGCTAAGTTGGGAGCTGGAAGAGGGGTGCAAGAGTCTCATAGAACAGGAGTGGGGAAGGGGGAGTAGTGGTGGGAGCTCAATTCAAAAGATACATAAGCTATTATCGGGTTGCAGAAGGGCCTTGAGTAGCTGGAGTAGAAGCTTAATAAGGGAAAGGGGGAAAGCTATTAAAAACAAGATTGAAGAGCTGAAAGTTCTCCAAAACAGAGATGACCCTGGACTGGTTCTAGAGACCAAGAGACTGCATCGAGAGATAGAAATGCTTCTGAaccaagaaaatttgaaatggAAGCAGAGGGCAAAAAAACATTGGCTTaaggaaggggaaaaaaatacaaaattctatcaTGCATGTGCAAATCAGAGAAAAAGGAATAATACTATAAGAAAGATAGAAGATCTGGGAGGAAGGGTGTTTGAAGGGCAGGTGCAGATGGCAGAGGTTTTCAGGAATTACTTTGTGGACATATATTCTTCTTCAGGTCCCTCTCTTGATCAGTTGGAGGATTGTGTTGGTATAACTGAGGCCAGAATTTcagaagagagaaaagggatGCTAGAAAAAGATTTTAAGGCTGAAGAGGTGGTAAGAGCTTTGAAGCAGATGTCAGCCTTCAAATCACCTGGTCCTGATGGGTTTGGAGCcggtttttataaaaataattggggAATAGTCGGAGAGGAGACAACCAAGGCAGTTTTGGAATTCTTGAAAGAAGGAAGAATGCAGGAAGGGTTTAATCATACTCACCTGGCTCTGATCCCTAAGGTAAAATCTCCTAATTCTGTTAAGGACTTTAGACCAATTAGCTTGTGTAATGTCATTTACAAGTTGATTTCTAAAGTCCTAGCAAATAGAATCAAAGGGAGCTTAAATGAGTTTATTTCTGAAAATCAGAGTGCTTTCATTCCTGGAAGACTTATATCTGACAATGTTATGATTGCTTATGAGCTGTTGCATAGCATGAAAAGAAACCGAAGGGGTAGCTCTAGTAGTATGGCAATTAAACTTGACATGTCCAAGGCCTATGATAGAATTGAATGGCCTTTCCTAGAAGCCATGCTGAGGAAAGTGGGGTTTGGTCCTAAGCTAACTAGTTTGATTATGGAGTGTGTTAGATCAGTAAAATACTCAGTCTTATTAAATGGTGTCCAAGGGAAGTTGATCACTCCATCAAGGGGcctgagacaaggagatccccTTTCTCCTTATCTCTTTATCATCTGTGCTGAAGGTTTAAGCCAACTTTTGAAGTCAGCCGATGCAATGGGTGATTTAAGAGGGGTGGCAGTGGTAAATGGTGGTAGTAGGGTAAATCACCTTATGTTTGCAGACGACTGTGTGATTTTCTGTAAGGCAAAGAGGGAGGAGTGGCTACAGGTTCAACTAATCTTGCAGAAGTATGAAGGGGCCTCGGGACAGACTATAAATAGACAGAAGACTTCCATTATGTTCAGCCCTAATACAAGCAGGGAAAACAAAAAGTTGATTGTACAAGAGGCTGGGGCAGGAGTGGaggaaaattatgaaagataCCTGGGGTTACCAGCTTTTGTGGGGAAGGCAAAGTACAAGGCTTTCAGCAGTATTAAAGAGAAGGTGGGGCAGAGGATAAACAGCTGGAAGAACAATTTTCTTTCAAGAGCAGGGAAGGAAGTGTTAATCAAAGCAGTGTTACAGGCCATCCCAACGTATACAATGAGTGTGTTTATGCTTCCAAGAAAACTTTGCAGAGATCTGGAAAATTTGTTTTCAAAGTTCTGAGTTGTTCAAAAAAGGAGGGGGGTTTGGGCTTTAGAAATATGGAATGTTTTAATAGGGCTATGGTGGCAAAGCAAGGTTGGAAATTTTTGAGGGAACCAAGTTCTTTAGTAGCCAGGATATACAAAGAGAAGTATTTCAGCTCGGTACAGTTTTCTAAAGCAAGTTTAGGAAAGGCCCCTTCTCTGATATGGAGGAGTATCTGGTCAGCAAGGGAGGTTGTTTTGAGGGGAACAAGGTAGAGTGTTGGGAATGGAAGGGAGATACAAATATGGGGTCAGAAATGGCTGCCAACACCCATAACTTTTTGTGTTCAATCACCTATAAGCATTTTAGGAGCAGACTCAAAAGTCAGGTGCAAGGGTGAATCCTCTAATGATAGTGAGAAATCAGAGCTATGGAAACACATATGGGAACTTGAAGTGTATGGAGGATGTAAACATTTCTTATGGAAGGCTGTGAGTAACACGCTGCCAACAAGAGCTAACCTGTATAAGAGAAAGATTATAGAAGACCCCTTATGCCCAATATGTCAAAGGGAGGAGGAAAATGTGCTTCATGCCCTCTGGAGTTGTCCAGCAGCCTCTGATGTGTGGGGGGAAATGCTGAGTCCAGTGCAGAAGTGGAGGTTGGAGGAGAAGGATTTTCAACAGTTGTGGTTGAGGATGGTTAAGAGACTCACTAAGAATCAGATAGagataactgtaaatatcatgaAGAGAATATGGGGCAGGAGGAATGaggttttatttgaaaataaattcatggACCCGGGGAAATTAGTGCAGAATGCTTTAATAGGGTGGGAAGTGTTTCTCGAAGCCAATAAGAAGACCTGTGACACAGTGAGGGAGGTATCTTCTATTAGTAAGCAAGGGTGGGAAAAACCAGTGGGTAATTGTTGCAAAGTGAACTTTGATGCAGCGTTGGATATGGTAAATAAGAAGATAGGCCTGGGCATTATAGTGAGGAACAACGCAGGTGATATTATGGCTGCTGTATGTACTCCAAGGAAATTAGTAGTATCTCCCTTTCTGGTTGAGTGTCATGCTCTTTGGAGATCGATGGAGGTGTGCAGGGAACTGGGTTTTTGGGATATAATTTTGGAGGGAGATGCAAAGAACGTGATTGATAGAGTAAATTCTGCAACAGAAGATGAATCAGAATGGGGACAAATTATTACGGATTTAAAGACAGTCCTAGGAAGGTGTGATGGGTGGTCTTTGAATTTTATACATAGAGAAAAGAATGGTGTGGCACACTTTTTAGCAAAAATGGCTCTAAATTTAGATGAGGAGCGTTGCTGGATTGAAGAAGGTCCAATTCAGATAGAACAGTTGATTGTAAAGGAAAAGTCATGTATTACTCTGAATACATAATCAAAGGATAcggaattttttcaaaaaaaaaaaaaaagtttgatatTATAGAAAGTTGCCAAAAGTATTTTGGATAAATGAGAACCAGATTCAATCCCCCcactattataaaaaaaaaagtttgatatTCTAGAAAGTTAACAACATAATCGACAAAGTTAAAGCTAAATGAAGAGGgaaataattttcctttttcactGGTAGTGAACCCAAGAATGTCAACAAGATAGGGACATGATAGGATAAAGCCAGATTATCCAACTTGGCAGCACATGATTTCTATGAACCCTTTCTGGCTGTATAACTAGGCAGCAATAGCACCTGAAAAGGCAAAGAGTTTTTATCCTTCTTTTTTGTTACCCTTTCTCCATGCTTTGCTTCCTTTCCCCACTTTTTAACATGTAATGGAATCCATGCTTTCACTTTTGGGCTAAGGCCACTACATGGTGGTCGATAGAACAAGCTTAACTGCTCTAAAGGTTCGTTTCTACATAATTGAAAGGAATTACAATCTTGCACAGATTATTGGGAgggaaaaataaatcaatctGACAATCTCTCAAAGACCAATAAAGGTTATCCACCTGGAGTATTTATTAGGTAGTTCCAGAATATAGATCATAAGTGCTCCTGTCTCATCACAATATGTCATGCCATTGAAAGTTAGTGGCATTTTAGGGTAGGATCAAGAGTACCTAAACATTTCCACCCACTTCATATAAACCTTTTCCCCCAAGATCCCATATCCACACTTTTCAAACTCAACCCATGCATTTCACTAGCATAGAGATCAAGCTCATTCGAAgaactcataaaaataattctttttctgtGGATATCTAATAATCTATTATTAgaatccaagaaaatattttgggtTTTCCCAAAATGAGACCTCATTATTAATAATCTAATAATCAGTGACATTAAGGAAAAATTTGcaaataaacaacaaaaaatattttcattagaaaaaacaaaacaaacacaaatatagACCCAAACCCAaaggaaggaaggaaaaagaaaaacatagatAAGCCATCAGATTTGGGATTCAACAAATACATGTACCATACCAACAGAAACTGAGATCTACAAGCACAGGAACTCAGATCTACAAACACAGAAACCTAAATCTATAAGCCTAAAAACTCAGATCTAAAAACACAGAAACAGATAGCCAAAGTGGTAAAAAACCAACGACAGATGAAAGTGATATACAAATCGAGAACGCGTCTTAACATTATTGAAGCAAAAAAGTACAcagttttacaaaatttatagTGTTGAGAGCATGTAGATCGACAAACACGTTTTTGCTggaagattttaaaaataaagaaacccaaaaaGTAGATCTACAAATACAAAATCTCAGATCTACAAACACAAACTTGGATCTACaaacttagagagagagagaaagagagaggaaatcaAGAAGTGAGACTGAGATTTTGAAAGGCGCCAAGGGAAATGAAAAAGGACAACTTACTTTTTGACTTTTGTTTTGGGGAAGGGAAACGTATGGGTAACCTTTAATATTTGGGGAAGGGGAGAAAATTACCCACATACTTTCTTACCTTATCTTCAACCTTTGTTAAAGCCGGTTACAGATTTTCACCAGTTAAATACCGGATCTGTAACTCATTTgggcagataaaataattttgtatccgCTCGGATCATCTGGATTTCTAGATTTTTAACCGAATTGAAAAAAATTCGGTCCAGATGCACACCCTTAGTTTGATGTAGTAcctcagattgtaaagttacttttattataaagtagatataaTAGATCACATGAAACTATGtcaatttgtagatttatttttatgtattctttttgtgtatatatatatatgtggcgCCCTTAGCCCCTACTTGGGATTTGACAGTGATTGAGatgtcgggacatgcaacacaagattacataCCTCTCATacataatagataaatatgcaTGCTCTTAAATATTCTAGTAGTATGCAATAAGCATTCAGCGGAAATCAATAAAAAGGTAATGAGAAATCTAAGCAATGTCATAAGCAATTATGAAATACAAggcacaaaaaaagaaaaagaaaagaaaaaaacttaatCTCCAAACTTGTCCCAAAATACCATCATTCATAATAATAAAGTCTCAAAACATAATCAGAATAGCAAATTTCCAAAGCACGGGACCATAAAGTGTCactcttttactttcttttctattctagAAATGGGCAGCCACCTAAACCTCTATAGGTTCTCATTAAGCAGTCTCCCTACTATTAGGGATCTATCAGGTGATAAAATCAAGCAAACTCTCGTCGATTTCTGCATTTCTGGCGATGGAAGTCCTAACTCCATAATGAGCCTCATTCCATCCAAGTAAATAGCACTAGCTTCCTCGAGAAGTCACGTTACTTGATTCAAGTTCTAAGAAAACTTCATAACCCATAAAGgatccaaatacaaaacattaaaattaggaTCATGAAGACCCCTCAACAACTCATGAAGAAAAGGAATGGTGCATTCCAACATAAGCGATGCATAACGTATACGTCCTCAAATGGTGTACTCATCTTCTATCAAAGTATTGTCTAAATTCATGCTTTGGGGTTATTGGGGGTACCTGAAACTACTTCTACCATTCCGGAAAAGGAATGATAGTGGTTgcttgagctgaaatattgcatattttatacatttagaaccaacatattttgatcatttcatgacattataattggttttagataaaaaaaaaaaaattgttaatagTCATAAATCTgaattgtaatttaaattgattaatataataatttatgcttaattttgtaacctatgatttaattgggtaatatttcttcaaatgaacaacatattttttatattcggttctttctttttattttatttttatggtttctatttatttttcaggtCTTATTCTCGGTTGATACCTTTCCAAATAATTTTGACATTCGGTGGAACCAAATTTTGACGTAGGATTTTGATTTGGAAGAACAAAAGCAAGCATCATGTATTGTTTTCTAAAGAACCAAAAAGTAGATGTAGTGAGTGGAAACATACGACTATATGGGAGACAAAGAAAGGCTTCGTTTTGGACGTAAGATGCAGCAGAGCAACTGTTCTGATCCAAGGTTGACTAACATGCGGAAGTCAAGTTTTGGGCATAGGAAAG includes:
- the LOC122290987 gene encoding uncharacterized protein LOC122290987, encoding MVAKQGWKFLREPSSLVARIYKEKYFSSVQFSKASLGKAPSLIWRSIWSAREVVLRGTSILGADSKVRCKGESSNDSEKSELWKHIWELEVYGGCKHFLWKAVSNTLPTRANLYKRKIIEDPLCPICQREEENVLHALWSCPAASDVWGEMLSPVQKWRLEEKDFQQLWLRMVKRLTKNQIEITVNIMKRIWGRRNEVLFENKFMDPGKLVQNALIGWEVFLEANKKTCDTVREVSSISKQGWEKPVGNCCKVNFDAALDMVNKKIGLGIIVRNNAGDIMAAVCTPRKLVVSPFLVECHALWRSMEVCRELGFWDIILEGDAKNVIDRVNSATEDESEWGQIITDLKTVLGRCDGWSLNFIHREKNGVAHFLAKMALNLDEERCWIEEGPIQIEQLIVKEKSCITLNT